Proteins encoded by one window of Prevotella nigrescens:
- a CDS encoding HU family DNA-binding protein, which translates to MIEFQVRSKKMTIGKNKGKTVYYAYPKAKQNLTNKMVIDRIVRETSLSAGDVSNALISLGAIVRDALLMGASVDLADLGSFRVMVTSKMIENEIDVCAETLKKPKIVFTPKQQMREAAKNVELSVDNPKRKKKKEEGKQPGGGGTQHP; encoded by the coding sequence ATGATCGAATTTCAAGTAAGATCTAAGAAAATGACTATTGGAAAGAACAAGGGAAAGACCGTCTACTACGCTTATCCCAAGGCAAAACAGAACCTCACCAACAAGATGGTGATAGACCGCATTGTGCGCGAGACATCGCTCTCGGCAGGCGACGTGTCCAACGCCCTCATATCGCTCGGTGCCATCGTGCGCGACGCCCTGCTCATGGGAGCAAGTGTCGATTTGGCAGACCTCGGCTCGTTCCGCGTCATGGTAACGTCGAAGATGATAGAAAACGAAATCGACGTGTGCGCCGAGACGCTCAAGAAGCCGAAAATCGTCTTCACGCCCAAGCAGCAGATGCGCGAGGCAGCCAAGAACGTAGAGCTGAGCGTAGACAATCCCAAGCGCAAGAAGAAGAAGGAAGAGGGCAAGCAGCCCGGCGGCGGAGGCACCCAGCACCCATAG
- a CDS encoding thiol-activated cytolysin family protein — protein MEYKLWIAGIQVTSENCNDISNFNGVSGRVSYDPSSRTLTLDNATITATGEYGYGIKSYIDGLTIKLIGSNTITAYDEDGIYNDENCTLTIKGVTSDATLTVKSLGGQAHKGIYSSRVSIINVKDCSLIVSGVWGGIVGGNWHFINCTVCAKGGINEETYSSYSCLLSVAFDNCASPLPTGAYWKESQWDGLTLHTLFGADDKVITDWVTIAEPTGDTNESDNASETDNASESDNTSETDNASETDNTSETNFIDYTRRRHEDINEGLRRIKHNANDLLNSNMYDDDYRYPEAIEDVSDRDFAYILDKRESSFSEKEIYVRGSGYENIYPGAILFVDSDITSGSPNPLGRIPRSKISIYGDFLAGGNPSQSNIDPNNSDVRMAINNIMHTLLSDSRYDAPGAQRPRTKIHTSQKSLMMDLGVDSSFAGCNVNVRASATSSEQSFIQATTLDQDYFTIRLKDDWHQDPASLFADSVTWNDLSNELNGKAIAIVTSVTYGRTFSYMKEYSARQFTFDSSQKVSGYGQSASASQSLAESSSYTNDEIFNLGGTSLTISALRGKNTQHELEEAMADNMRFSHANQGVITKYTIQLITGPTPGTVVRPLYSGTQYQIGYTKCPRRLFAHIDVSRVHIGPGKVKVQLDVDCFRIGKEGEQKGKILPTKSIDGGSSERAQDPWYYTFSSSRNREYGDLEPGEYINKGPLLRIRSKRGGGSYSAQDERRLTAKEMETGALNISLSGSVYDSVKIRDLEPFNP, from the coding sequence ATGGAATATAAACTATGGATTGCAGGTATACAGGTAACCTCAGAAAACTGCAACGACATCTCTAACTTTAATGGCGTAAGTGGAAGAGTAAGCTACGACCCCAGCAGCAGAACCCTTACCCTCGACAATGCCACCATCACTGCAACAGGCGAGTATGGATACGGCATTAAAAGTTATATTGATGGGCTGACCATCAAGCTCATCGGCAGCAACACCATTACTGCCTATGATGAAGATGGAATATATAATGACGAAAACTGTACTCTCACCATAAAGGGAGTCACGTCAGATGCTACACTCACTGTGAAAAGCCTGGGTGGACAAGCACATAAAGGCATTTACAGCTCAAGAGTTTCTATCATCAACGTCAAAGACTGCTCGCTTATTGTAAGTGGAGTATGGGGAGGTATAGTTGGGGGCAACTGGCATTTCATCAACTGCACCGTATGTGCTAAAGGTGGCATTAACGAAGAAACCTACAGCAGCTATAGCTGCTTACTTAGTGTTGCCTTTGATAATTGCGCCAGCCCCCTCCCTACAGGAGCCTACTGGAAAGAGTCTCAATGGGACGGCTTAACCCTCCACACCCTCTTCGGTGCAGACGACAAGGTTATAACAGATTGGGTAACCATTGCCGAACCAACGGGCGACACAAACGAATCGGACAATGCAAGCGAAACGGACAATGCAAGCGAATCGGACAACACAAGCGAAACGGACAATGCAAGCGAAACGGACAATACAAGCGAAACTAACTTTATAGACTATACTCGCCGAAGACACGAAGATATCAATGAAGGTTTGCGCAGAATAAAACACAATGCCAATGACTTGCTAAACAGCAATATGTATGATGACGACTATAGATATCCCGAAGCTATTGAAGATGTTTCAGACAGAGACTTCGCATACATCTTAGACAAGAGGGAAAGCAGCTTCAGCGAAAAGGAAATATACGTAAGAGGAAGCGGCTACGAGAACATATACCCGGGAGCAATACTCTTTGTAGACAGCGATATAACGAGCGGCTCGCCCAACCCACTGGGACGCATTCCGAGAAGCAAGATATCCATCTACGGAGACTTCCTTGCAGGCGGCAACCCATCGCAAAGCAACATCGACCCCAACAACTCCGATGTAAGAATGGCTATAAACAACATTATGCACACCTTGCTGAGCGACTCAAGGTATGATGCCCCGGGCGCACAAAGGCCAAGAACAAAAATACACACCAGCCAGAAGAGCCTCATGATGGACTTGGGCGTAGACTCGTCGTTTGCAGGCTGCAACGTGAACGTAAGGGCATCTGCCACCAGCTCCGAACAGTCGTTCATACAAGCCACGACGTTAGACCAGGACTACTTTACAATCAGGCTGAAAGACGATTGGCACCAAGACCCCGCCTCTCTGTTCGCCGACAGTGTAACGTGGAACGATTTAAGCAATGAACTGAATGGAAAAGCCATTGCAATCGTAACTTCGGTAACCTATGGCAGAACGTTCAGCTACATGAAGGAGTACTCTGCAAGGCAGTTCACGTTCGACTCCTCACAGAAGGTATCGGGCTACGGGCAGAGCGCATCTGCAAGCCAGTCGCTTGCCGAATCGTCGAGCTACACCAACGACGAGATATTCAACTTGGGAGGAACCTCTCTTACCATTTCAGCTTTGAGGGGAAAGAACACCCAGCATGAACTGGAAGAGGCAATGGCAGACAACATGAGGTTCAGCCACGCCAATCAGGGAGTCATTACGAAATACACCATTCAGCTCATCACCGGTCCTACCCCAGGAACAGTTGTCAGACCGCTGTACTCCGGAACACAGTATCAGATTGGCTACACGAAATGTCCGAGAAGACTGTTTGCCCACATCGATGTAAGCCGGGTACACATAGGTCCTGGAAAGGTGAAAGTTCAGCTCGACGTGGATTGTTTCAGAATAGGTAAAGAAGGAGAACAAAAAGGAAAAATCCTGCCTACCAAGTCAATCGACGGTGGAAGCTCTGAAAGAGCTCAAGACCCTTGGTACTATACGTTCAGCAGCAGCCGGAACAGAGAGTACGGAGACCTTGAGCCTGGCGAATACATTAACAAAGGTCCATTGCTGCGAATAAGGAGCAAGCGTGGCGGCGGCAGTTACTCGGCACAAGATGAGAGACGCCTTACCGCAAAGGAAATGGAGACGGGTGCTCTGAACATCTCCCTTTCAGGAAGTGTTTACGACTCTGTAAAAATCAGAGACCTGGAACCATTCAACCCCTGA
- the mazG gene encoding nucleoside triphosphate pyrophosphohydrolase has protein sequence MHTKEEKLAAFERLLDIQERLRKECPWDRKQTFESLRPNTIEETFELADALMKHDKKNICKELGDVMEHVVFYALLGSETNDFDIADVCNAQSDKLMFRHDFIDWTGWAVANDNMAINKQGQVVYKDELNTENQTATSANGNVPSTATQVELTWEQRKQKEREGNKTVLSGVPDSLPSLIKAYRIQDKARNVGFDWEKKEDVWDKVGEELDELKAELAREDKESSTKELGDFLFSVINAARLYKLNPDNALEHTNQKFISRFTYVEQQAKKLGKELKNMTLDEMDNLWNEAKKIENNK, from the coding sequence TTGCATACAAAAGAAGAAAAACTTGCAGCGTTTGAGCGTTTGCTCGATATACAAGAGCGATTGAGAAAGGAATGTCCGTGGGATAGGAAGCAGACCTTTGAGAGTTTGCGCCCCAACACGATAGAAGAAACATTTGAGCTTGCCGATGCTTTGATGAAGCACGACAAGAAGAACATCTGTAAAGAGCTTGGCGACGTAATGGAACACGTTGTATTCTATGCGTTGCTCGGCAGCGAGACAAACGATTTCGATATAGCAGACGTTTGCAATGCACAGTCGGACAAACTGATGTTCCGCCACGACTTCATAGATTGGACAGGGTGGGCAGTTGCCAACGACAATATGGCGATAAACAAGCAAGGACAGGTTGTTTACAAGGACGAATTGAACACCGAGAACCAAACTGCCACATCTGCAAATGGCAATGTTCCGTCTACTGCAACGCAAGTTGAATTGACGTGGGAACAACGGAAACAAAAGGAAAGAGAAGGAAACAAAACGGTGCTGTCGGGAGTTCCCGACTCGCTGCCCAGCCTTATAAAGGCATACAGAATACAGGACAAAGCCCGAAACGTTGGTTTCGACTGGGAAAAGAAAGAAGATGTGTGGGATAAGGTAGGCGAGGAGCTTGACGAACTGAAGGCAGAGCTGGCACGAGAAGACAAGGAAAGCTCTACGAAAGAGTTGGGCGACTTCCTCTTTTCTGTCATCAACGCTGCCCGATTGTACAAACTCAATCCCGACAACGCGCTCGAACATACCAACCAGAAGTTCATTTCACGCTTCACATACGTTGAGCAACAAGCAAAGAAACTCGGTAAAGAACTGAAGAATATGACTTTGGACGAAATGGACAATCTGTGGAATGAAGCAAAGAAGATAGAAAACAACAAGTAA
- a CDS encoding bifunctional folylpolyglutamate synthase/dihydrofolate synthase has protein sequence MTYKETTEYLYNSTPVFEHVGASAYKEGLSTTLALDEYFGRPHQNFRSIHIAGSNGKGSCSHTLAAILQADGYKVGLYTSPHLVDFRERIRVNGKMISEQYVIDFVENHRNFFEPLHPSFFELTTAMAFKYFSEQQVDFAIIEVGLGGRLDCTNIINPLLSIITNISLDHTQFLGDTLPKIAYEKAGIIKQGTPVVVGEALPETRIVFEAKAQEMDAMIVFAEDIPMVQSASANPKGGRIYQTRLFGTIEGELGGIYQDKNTNTLLTAVMQLYNKQIIRNIDSVAKGFSNVCEATGLMGRWQQIQQNPTVVCDTGHNEAGWKDLSLQIKSQKYRTLRIVFGMVDDKDIEAVMALLPANAIYYWTQPSTKRAFSADKVARIGKQYNLEGRTFADVAEAYEQALSEAESDDFIFVGGSSYIVADFLSKF, from the coding sequence ATGACTTACAAGGAAACAACAGAATACTTATACAACAGCACCCCCGTCTTTGAACACGTGGGTGCTTCTGCTTATAAGGAAGGTTTATCTACAACCCTCGCATTGGACGAATACTTTGGGCGACCGCATCAAAACTTCCGTTCTATCCATATTGCAGGAAGCAACGGAAAAGGTTCTTGCTCGCATACATTGGCTGCAATACTCCAAGCCGATGGTTATAAAGTAGGACTTTATACAAGTCCACACCTCGTAGACTTCAGGGAACGCATCAGAGTAAACGGCAAGATGATTTCTGAACAATACGTAATTGATTTTGTTGAAAACCATCGCAATTTCTTCGAACCACTGCACCCATCGTTCTTTGAACTGACTACTGCAATGGCTTTCAAGTATTTCTCTGAACAACAAGTAGACTTTGCCATTATAGAAGTGGGCTTGGGCGGTCGGTTGGATTGCACCAACATTATCAATCCCTTACTCTCCATCATTACCAACATTTCGCTCGACCACACCCAATTCTTGGGCGACACATTGCCAAAGATAGCATACGAAAAGGCAGGAATCATAAAGCAAGGCACTCCTGTTGTAGTTGGCGAAGCTCTACCCGAAACTCGTATTGTGTTTGAAGCAAAGGCACAGGAGATGGACGCAATGATTGTATTTGCCGAAGACATTCCTATGGTACAATCGGCAAGTGCCAATCCGAAGGGAGGACGCATATACCAAACTCGCTTGTTCGGTACGATTGAAGGCGAATTGGGCGGAATCTACCAAGACAAGAATACCAACACGCTGCTAACGGCAGTGATGCAGCTTTACAATAAGCAGATAATCAGAAACATAGACAGCGTTGCAAAAGGTTTCTCAAATGTGTGTGAAGCGACAGGATTAATGGGTAGATGGCAGCAGATACAGCAAAACCCGACTGTCGTCTGCGACACTGGGCACAACGAAGCAGGCTGGAAAGACTTGTCATTGCAAATTAAAAGTCAAAAGTATCGCACGTTGCGCATTGTCTTTGGTATGGTAGACGACAAGGACATAGAGGCTGTTATGGCTCTTCTGCCTGCTAATGCCATTTACTATTGGACACAACCCAGCACAAAGCGTGCATTCTCGGCTGACAAGGTGGCAAGAATAGGCAAACAATACAACCTTGAGGGCAGAACGTTTGCAGATGTTGCAGAAGCATACGAGCAAGCACTAAGCGAGGCAGAAAGCGACGACTTCATATTTGTAGGCGGTTCGAGCTATATTGTTGCCGACTTTTTAAGCAAATTCTAA
- a CDS encoding valine--tRNA ligase has protein sequence MELASKYDPQNVEAKWYEYWLNNKLFSSKPDGREPYTVVIPPPNVTGVLHMGHMLNNTIQDILVRHARMEGKNACWVPGTDHASIATEAKVVNKLAQEGINKADLTREEFLKHAWAWTDEHGGIILKQLRKLGCSCDWERTAFTMDEKRSKSVIKVFCDLYNKGLIYRGVRMVNWDPSAETALSDEEVVYKDEHSKLYNLKYYIAPEDQSKVERKHDDNVMHKDDKGYYAVVATTRPETIMGDTAMCINPDDVKNTWLKGLHVIVPLVGRCIPIIEDSYVDIQFGTGCLKVTPAHDINDHALGLKHGLETIDIFNDNGTLSEAAGLYVGQDRMDVRKQIAIDLKTADLMEKVEDYDNKVGYSERTNVPIEPKLSTQWFLSMQHFADIALAPVMNDEIEFYPKKYKNTYRHWLENIKDWCISRQLWWGHRIPAYYFKDQNGKPATVVAETDEKALEQAKAINPNITKADLEQENDSLDTWFSSWLWPISVFDGINNPDNEEIKYYYPTSDLVTAPDIIFFWVARMIMAGYEYRQTFPFKHVYFTGIVRDKLGRKMSKSLGNSPDPLELIDKYGADGVRMGMMLSAPAGNDILFDESLCEQGRNFNNKIWNAFRLVQGWETADIEQPEANKIAIKWFDAKLKEVNAEMEEQFKSYRISEALMTVYKLFWDEFSSWYLEMIKPEYGKPIDKQTYDATLRFFDILLKMLHPFMPFITEELWQHIFDRNEGESIMLEKLELVLPTDEEKTLIAEIENMKQIVGGIRTVRNQKNIAPKVLLSLEVVGKNNYEAYNCVIAKMANLESINVVDEKSSDASAFMVGTDGFAVPLGNLIDVKAEIEKLEKELAHLEGFLKGVKAKLSNENFVAHAPEAVIAKERKKQSDSEEKIETIKANIEELLKK, from the coding sequence ATGGAATTAGCAAGTAAGTACGACCCACAGAACGTGGAAGCGAAGTGGTATGAGTATTGGCTCAACAATAAACTATTCAGCTCTAAGCCTGACGGACGCGAACCTTATACAGTGGTAATCCCACCGCCCAACGTAACGGGCGTATTGCACATGGGACACATGCTGAACAATACCATTCAGGACATTCTTGTACGCCACGCACGTATGGAAGGAAAGAACGCTTGCTGGGTTCCCGGTACCGACCACGCCAGTATTGCCACCGAAGCAAAAGTGGTAAACAAGCTCGCACAAGAAGGAATAAACAAAGCCGACCTTACAAGAGAGGAGTTCTTGAAACACGCTTGGGCGTGGACAGACGAACACGGTGGCATTATCTTAAAGCAATTGCGCAAGCTTGGTTGCTCTTGCGATTGGGAGCGCACTGCCTTTACTATGGACGAAAAGCGCAGCAAAAGTGTTATCAAGGTGTTCTGCGACTTATACAACAAGGGCTTAATCTATCGTGGTGTGCGTATGGTGAACTGGGATCCAAGTGCAGAAACAGCTCTTTCCGACGAAGAAGTTGTTTACAAGGACGAGCATTCAAAGCTCTACAACCTTAAATACTATATTGCACCCGAAGACCAAAGCAAGGTTGAACGCAAGCACGACGACAATGTGATGCACAAAGACGACAAGGGTTACTACGCTGTTGTAGCTACCACACGTCCTGAAACCATTATGGGCGACACGGCTATGTGCATCAATCCCGACGACGTGAAGAATACTTGGCTGAAAGGATTACATGTCATTGTACCATTGGTGGGGCGTTGCATTCCTATCATAGAAGACTCGTATGTGGACATTCAGTTCGGTACGGGCTGTCTGAAGGTTACTCCTGCGCACGACATCAACGACCACGCACTTGGTTTGAAGCACGGTTTGGAGACCATCGATATATTCAACGACAACGGAACTCTGTCGGAAGCAGCAGGTTTATATGTGGGGCAAGACCGTATGGACGTGCGCAAGCAAATTGCCATTGACCTCAAAACTGCCGACTTAATGGAGAAAGTGGAAGACTACGACAACAAAGTGGGTTACTCTGAACGCACTAACGTGCCTATCGAACCAAAGCTTTCAACACAATGGTTCTTAAGTATGCAGCACTTTGCAGACATTGCACTCGCCCCTGTGATGAACGATGAGATAGAGTTTTATCCAAAGAAGTACAAGAACACCTATCGCCATTGGTTGGAGAATATCAAGGATTGGTGCATCAGCCGCCAACTTTGGTGGGGACACCGCATTCCTGCTTACTACTTCAAAGACCAAAACGGCAAGCCTGCAACTGTTGTGGCAGAAACCGACGAAAAGGCTTTGGAACAGGCAAAGGCTATCAATCCAAACATAACAAAGGCTGACTTGGAACAGGAAAATGACAGTTTGGACACGTGGTTCTCAAGTTGGTTGTGGCCTATCTCGGTATTTGATGGTATCAACAACCCTGACAACGAAGAAATAAAGTACTATTATCCAACAAGCGACTTGGTTACAGCTCCAGATATTATCTTCTTCTGGGTGGCTCGTATGATTATGGCAGGCTACGAATATCGCCAGACTTTCCCATTCAAGCACGTTTATTTCACTGGCATCGTGCGCGATAAGCTCGGACGAAAGATGAGCAAGAGCCTCGGCAACTCGCCCGATCCATTGGAACTAATAGATAAATATGGTGCCGACGGCGTGCGTATGGGTATGATGCTTTCCGCACCAGCAGGCAACGACATCTTGTTCGATGAAAGCCTTTGCGAGCAAGGACGCAACTTCAACAACAAGATATGGAATGCCTTCCGCCTTGTTCAAGGTTGGGAAACAGCAGACATAGAGCAGCCCGAAGCTAACAAGATAGCCATTAAGTGGTTCGATGCAAAGCTCAAAGAGGTAAATGCCGAAATGGAAGAACAGTTCAAGAGCTATCGAATATCAGAAGCATTGATGACGGTTTACAAGCTTTTCTGGGACGAGTTCTCAAGTTGGTACTTGGAAATGATAAAGCCTGAATATGGCAAACCCATCGACAAGCAGACCTACGATGCAACACTCCGTTTCTTCGATATTCTCTTGAAGATGCTCCACCCATTCATGCCGTTCATTACAGAAGAACTTTGGCAACACATCTTCGACCGCAACGAAGGCGAAAGTATTATGTTGGAGAAACTCGAATTGGTACTTCCTACCGACGAAGAAAAGACTTTGATTGCCGAAATAGAGAATATGAAGCAAATAGTGGGCGGCATTCGCACCGTTCGCAACCAAAAGAACATTGCTCCAAAAGTATTGCTTTCTTTAGAGGTTGTGGGCAAAAACAACTACGAGGCTTACAACTGTGTGATTGCGAAAATGGCTAATCTCGAAAGCATCAATGTTGTAGACGAGAAGAGTTCTGACGCTTCTGCCTTCATGGTGGGTACTGACGGCTTTGCCGTTCCGCTTGGAAACCTGATTGATGTAAAGGCGGAAATCGAGAAATTAGAAAAGGAACTTGCGCACTTGGAAGGTTTCCTGAAAGGTGTAAAGGCAAAACTCTCTAACGAAAACTTTGTTGCGCACGCCCCCGAAGCTGTGATTGCTAAGGAACGCAAGAAGCAAAGCGACTCGGAAGAAAAGATTGAGACCATCAAGGCAAATATAGAAGAACTACTCAAGAAGTAA
- a CDS encoding MFS transporter produces the protein MNNTKQNGSIIAIITMMFLYAMISFVTNLAAPIGVIWKNIFGGESANTVGMLGNAMNFLAYFFMGIPAGKMLVRVGYKKTALIGIAIGFFGVLTQFCSGFFTDAKITGFVIYLLGAFISGFCVCMLNTVVNPMLNLIGGGGNRGNQLNMIGGTLNSLSGTLTPLFVGSLIGEVTKNTSIIDVNPVLYIAMGVFVAAFVILSYIPIQDPKNSKTGTNVTFEYSPWNFRHFVLGAIAIFVYVGVEVGIPGTLIYYLSDTTGLGGGLPKATATAIADSFAATYWFLMLIGRFIAGFIASKISSKTLMSCTTVLAMILIITAIVLGKSAAVSMPVFTGSAFNMVIVPVSALLLVLCGLCTSVMWPCIFNLATEGLGKYTEPASGIFMMMVVGGGLLPLLQNFIADQSGYLVSYFVPLAGVAYMCFYTLIGSKNVNKDIPVD, from the coding sequence ATGAATAATACTAAACAAAATGGAAGCATCATTGCGATTATTACAATGATGTTTCTTTATGCAATGATTTCGTTTGTAACAAATCTTGCTGCTCCAATCGGAGTTATTTGGAAGAATATCTTTGGTGGCGAAAGTGCCAATACGGTGGGTATGCTTGGCAATGCTATGAACTTTCTTGCCTATTTCTTTATGGGAATCCCCGCAGGAAAGATGCTTGTGCGTGTAGGATACAAGAAAACGGCTCTCATTGGTATTGCCATTGGTTTCTTCGGCGTACTGACTCAGTTCTGCTCAGGCTTCTTTACCGATGCGAAGATTACAGGATTTGTTATTTATCTTTTAGGAGCGTTCATCTCAGGTTTCTGTGTTTGTATGCTGAACACAGTGGTTAATCCGATGTTGAACCTTATCGGAGGCGGTGGAAATCGTGGAAATCAGCTTAATATGATAGGTGGAACACTCAATTCGCTGTCTGGAACCCTTACACCGCTTTTTGTTGGTTCGTTGATTGGAGAAGTAACAAAGAACACGTCTATTATTGATGTTAATCCAGTTCTCTACATTGCAATGGGTGTATTCGTGGCAGCATTCGTTATTCTATCGTATATTCCTATTCAAGACCCAAAGAACAGCAAGACAGGAACCAATGTTACATTTGAATATTCTCCTTGGAACTTCCGCCATTTCGTATTAGGCGCAATCGCTATTTTCGTGTATGTGGGCGTCGAAGTAGGTATTCCCGGAACACTTATTTACTACCTTTCTGATACGACTGGCCTTGGTGGAGGGCTCCCTAAGGCTACAGCCACAGCCATTGCAGATTCTTTTGCTGCAACCTATTGGTTCTTAATGCTCATAGGACGTTTCATTGCAGGTTTCATTGCAAGCAAAATTTCGAGCAAGACATTAATGTCGTGCACCACCGTTCTTGCTATGATACTCATCATCACAGCTATTGTGTTAGGTAAGAGCGCAGCCGTTTCGATGCCTGTATTCACAGGTTCGGCTTTCAATATGGTAATTGTACCTGTTTCTGCATTGTTACTTGTACTTTGCGGACTGTGCACCAGCGTTATGTGGCCGTGTATCTTCAACCTTGCAACCGAAGGTCTTGGAAAATACACAGAGCCTGCTTCGGGTATATTTATGATGATGGTAGTAGGCGGTGGCTTGCTTCCGTTGCTCCAAAACTTCATAGCCGACCAGTCTGGCTATCTTGTTTCATACTTTGTACCACTTGCCGGTGTGGCTTATATGTGCTTCTACACTTTGATAGGTAGCAAGAATGTAAACAAGGATATTCCTGTTGATTAA
- a CDS encoding ribonuclease Z: MIPFKIHILGCGSALPTLHHNATCQIVEIRGKFFMIDCGEGTQIQVRRSKVHFSKVQAVFISHLHGDHCFGLFGMLSTFGMTGRTAPLQVYAPKEFEEYFNLSMELFCKGLGYTVTFHPIETTETAVIYEDKSLTVETIPLEHRIPCCGFLFREKSTARHIRRDMIDYYNIPISQISNIKAGADWITADGETIPNSRLTTPADKPRSYAYCSDTRYMKHLYKKVSGVDVLYHESTYASEHSDRARTYYHSTAKEAATVARDAAAGKLLLGHYSARYPNEDTILSEAKAIFPNSFLTNEGMVFDV, encoded by the coding sequence GTGATACCTTTCAAGATACACATATTGGGCTGTGGAAGTGCCTTGCCCACGCTCCATCACAATGCAACTTGCCAGATAGTAGAAATACGTGGCAAGTTCTTTATGATAGACTGCGGAGAGGGAACGCAGATACAAGTGCGCCGCTCGAAGGTGCACTTCTCGAAAGTACAAGCCGTCTTCATTTCGCATCTGCACGGCGACCATTGCTTCGGACTCTTCGGTATGCTTTCCACTTTCGGTATGACGGGGCGCACAGCACCGCTTCAGGTATATGCCCCGAAAGAGTTTGAAGAATACTTCAACCTCTCAATGGAACTGTTCTGCAAAGGACTTGGATACACGGTTACATTCCACCCCATCGAGACAACCGAAACCGCTGTTATCTATGAAGACAAGAGCCTGACCGTCGAAACAATTCCGCTGGAACATCGCATACCCTGCTGCGGCTTCCTGTTTCGCGAAAAATCCACTGCACGCCATATCCGCCGTGATATGATAGACTACTACAATATCCCTATCAGCCAAATCAGCAACATAAAGGCAGGAGCAGACTGGATTACTGCCGACGGCGAAACCATTCCCAACAGCCGCCTCACCACTCCAGCTGACAAGCCACGAAGCTACGCCTACTGCTCCGACACAAGATACATGAAGCACCTATATAAAAAGGTGAGCGGTGTAGACGTACTCTACCACGAAAGCACCTATGCAAGCGAACACAGCGACAGGGCAAGAACCTATTACCACAGCACAGCCAAGGAAGCAGCAACAGTAGCCCGAGACGCTGCCGCAGGCAAGCTGCTTTTAGGGCATTATTCCGCCCGCTACCCAAACGAAGACACTATTTTAAGCGAAGCAAAAGCCATCTTCCCCAACAGCTTCCTCACCAACGAAGGAATGGTGTTCGACGTATAG